One Pyrus communis chromosome 4, drPyrComm1.1, whole genome shotgun sequence genomic region harbors:
- the LOC137732904 gene encoding glycine-rich cell wall structural protein 1.0-like, producing MEICSAARTLLNYKEPVHVPAVGHGIGGGAGSGHGNAGAGGYGGGGGAAAGHGGGSGGGEGVGFAYGGASGHGGGGGGGSGGGGGAYDAGGAGGYGNGGGEGGGSGYGAGGEHAAGATCFDLNFQQGGGTGGGGGSGYSGEHGSGYGGGEGGGAGGVYGAGGEHGGGYGGGGGHGGGAGGGCAVGGASGGGYGSGGGAGAGVGGGSYAGGGGGGSGGGSGYGGVHRGAYGGGGEGSGPGGYVP from the exons ATGGAGATATGTTCTGCGGCTAGAACACTCCTAAATTATAAGGAGCCTGTCCACGTGCCTGCTGTAGGCCATGGCATTGGGGGTGGTGCTGGATCAGGGCATGGCAACGCTGGTGCTGGAGGTTATGGTGGCGGAGGAGGTGCAGCTGCTGGACATGgaggtggtagtggtggtggagAAGGTGTGGGTTTTGCCTATGGAGGTGCTAGTGGAcatggtggcggtggcggtggaggaagtggtggtggtggaggagctTATGATGCTGGGGGTGCAGGAGGATATGGAAATGGGGGTGGTGAAGGAGGTGGGTCTGGCTACGGTGCTGGCGGAGAACATGCTGCTGGCG caacctgttttgatttgaatttccaacaaggAGGAGGTACCGGTGGTGGTGGAGGGTCCGGATATTCCGGAGAGCATGGTAGTGGctatggaggaggagaaggtggTGGTGCTGGTGGGGTTTATGGCGCTGGTGGAGAACATGGTGGAGGATATGGAGGTGGCGGTGGGCATGGTGGTGGTGCTGGAGGAGGTTGTGCTGTTGGAGGAGCAAGTGGAGGAGGATATGGGAGTGGTGGAGGAGCTGGGGCTGGAGTTGGTGGTGGTAGCTAtgcaggtggtggtggtggaggttcGGGTGGTGGCAGTGGCTATGGTGGAGTGCACAGAGGTGCATATGGAGGAGGTGGTGAAGGTAGTGGTCCTGGTGGTTATGTTCCTTGA